One part of the Streptococcus sp. oral taxon 431 genome encodes these proteins:
- a CDS encoding CPBP family intramembrane glutamic endopeptidase, with translation MKKRAVQILLALLVIIYRKTWFWWIFNHFSARFVTASREFFQILAFLELSVSLLAILYLLVFEGRRILELKWKWSYPVYLLLAYGVNYLLDIALSFLTPATSNQIALNELIDMTGRQELLYLLLITCLLGPITEELVYRGVLMNTFLKDSPWYGDVLLSACVFGYVHVADGITPLAFFTYASGGAIVAFLYRKTHSLYYPILLHLMINIAAFWELWVNLFSGS, from the coding sequence ATGAAAAAAAGAGCAGTACAGATTTTACTAGCCTTGTTAGTAATTATTTATAGAAAGACATGGTTTTGGTGGATTTTTAATCACTTTTCAGCTAGGTTTGTGACTGCCAGTCGAGAATTTTTTCAGATTCTTGCTTTTTTAGAGCTTAGTGTAAGTCTTCTAGCTATTCTTTATTTACTAGTATTCGAAGGTAGAAGAATTCTTGAGTTGAAGTGGAAATGGAGTTATCCAGTTTATTTGCTCCTTGCTTATGGTGTCAATTATCTTTTAGATATTGCATTGTCCTTTTTAACCCCAGCAACGTCCAATCAAATCGCTTTAAATGAATTGATTGATATGACAGGGCGACAAGAGTTACTATATTTATTGCTTATTACTTGTCTGCTAGGACCAATTACAGAAGAATTGGTTTATCGAGGAGTTCTCATGAATACATTTTTGAAAGATTCACCTTGGTATGGAGATGTTTTACTATCAGCCTGTGTATTTGGCTATGTGCATGTTGCTGATGGTATAACACCACTTGCCTTTTTCACCTATGCAAGTGGAGGAGCGATTGTAGCATTCCTCTACCGAAAAACTCACTCTCTCTATTATCCTATTTTGCTCCATCTCATGATTAACATTGCTGCATTTTGGGAATTATGGGTAAATCTATTTTCAGGAAGCTAG